A section of the Deinococcus sp. KNUC1210 genome encodes:
- a CDS encoding peroxiredoxin has translation MALQIGDPAPAFLPLLSAQQPNSACHSGTWTVLFFFPRGNHPHCVMQSRRFQALLPEFERLGVQVVGVSVDTREQQQYFRDFCVLRFPLISDAAHVLSRTYGVLETIDNDGEQVTFARRETFLIAPHGRLDQHWTDVDPDTHAATVLERVQDVLGWPV, from the coding sequence ATGGCCCTTCAGATCGGCGATCCTGCTCCGGCATTCTTGCCCCTCCTGTCCGCTCAGCAACCGAACTCGGCCTGCCACAGCGGAACCTGGACAGTGCTGTTCTTCTTTCCCAGAGGCAACCATCCGCACTGCGTCATGCAGTCGCGCAGGTTTCAGGCGCTCCTTCCTGAGTTCGAACGGCTCGGTGTCCAGGTGGTCGGCGTCAGTGTAGATACCAGAGAACAGCAGCAATATTTCCGGGATTTCTGCGTCCTGCGTTTTCCTTTAATTTCCGACGCCGCGCACGTGCTGAGTCGAACATACGGTGTGCTGGAGACGATCGACAATGACGGCGAGCAGGTGACATTCGCACGCCGTGAGACCTTTTTGATTGCCCCGCATGGACGGCTTGATCAGCACTGGACGGACGTCGATCCAGACACCCATGCGGCGACTGTGCTGGAGCGGGTCCAGGATGTGTTGGGATGGCCAGTCTGA
- a CDS encoding diguanylate cyclase domain-containing protein, translated as MGWSLDHPEASPAEGVLARRAPRSLVEAGTIADLSAAPQRMISAPVCQVSLTPFQVFSGATVHHWSGKSVAVMSVDLDEFKRVNKRLGHAEGALVLQSVIERLQAATVRAAGPLVELRCRAWSAKNSLESWQPGSLQ; from the coding sequence ATGGGATGGAGCTTAGATCATCCGGAAGCCTCACCCGCTGAGGGTGTGCTTGCGCGGCGGGCGCCGCGTTCTCTGGTGGAGGCTGGAACGATCGCCGATCTGAGCGCCGCGCCGCAGCGAATGATCTCGGCGCCTGTGTGTCAGGTCTCTCTCACCCCTTTCCAGGTCTTTTCTGGCGCGACTGTCCACCATTGGAGCGGGAAGTCGGTCGCGGTGATGTCTGTGGATCTCGACGAGTTCAAGCGTGTGAACAAGAGGCTGGGTCACGCAGAGGGAGCTCTGGTGCTGCAGAGCGTCATTGAGCGGCTGCAGGCGGCCACCGTGCGGGCAGCAGGCCCACTGGTCGAGCTGAGGTGTCGAGCGTGGAGCGCCAAAAATTCGCTCGAATCCTGGCAACCCGGCAGCCTACAGTGA
- a CDS encoding HD domain-containing phosphohydrolase, with protein sequence MTHNAAKPSKKSFPTPNNREIYAHLIDAMPVMLWTADHAGVWLHVNDAWITYTGLIGESYGFGFEEALHPEDEAATLAVWRQAVERHEPYQIEYRLRRQDGVYRWFLVRGIHVADPAGQSVAWVGTCTDIEEQKQAERQALEAREASIRALGLVLEARDHETKGHTDRVTQLSLKLGQALGLNAEQLESLRLGAALHDIGKLATPDAVLLKPGPLNAEEWRIMRGHSVEGERFAASLGFVPPEVLGLIRSHHERWDGGGYADQLSGEDIPLLARIFSVVDVYDALSSERPYKHAWDRTQVIATLRAEAGRQFDPQVVTTFLQMLEQPIE encoded by the coding sequence ATGACGCACAACGCTGCCAAGCCATCGAAGAAGTCGTTTCCGACACCCAATAACCGAGAAATCTACGCCCATCTGATTGACGCCATGCCAGTCATGTTGTGGACAGCAGATCACGCGGGCGTCTGGTTGCACGTCAACGACGCCTGGATCACCTATACCGGTCTGATCGGCGAGTCGTACGGCTTCGGCTTTGAGGAAGCGCTCCATCCAGAGGACGAAGCTGCCACCCTTGCGGTCTGGCGGCAGGCGGTCGAGCGCCATGAGCCCTACCAGATCGAATATCGCCTGCGTCGTCAGGACGGTGTGTACCGCTGGTTCCTGGTCCGCGGAATCCATGTCGCCGATCCAGCTGGCCAGAGTGTGGCGTGGGTCGGGACCTGCACCGACATCGAAGAACAAAAGCAGGCCGAGCGGCAGGCATTGGAGGCTCGGGAAGCGTCCATCCGTGCCCTGGGATTGGTGTTGGAAGCACGGGATCACGAGACCAAAGGACATACTGACCGGGTTACACAGCTTTCCCTTAAGCTGGGTCAGGCGCTGGGACTCAACGCAGAGCAGCTCGAATCTCTTCGGCTGGGAGCAGCCCTGCATGATATCGGAAAGCTCGCAACGCCCGACGCAGTGCTGCTGAAGCCTGGTCCGCTGAACGCAGAGGAATGGCGCATCATGCGTGGCCATAGTGTCGAAGGAGAGCGTTTTGCGGCCAGCCTGGGCTTCGTACCGCCGGAGGTGCTCGGTCTGATCCGCTCGCATCATGAGCGCTGGGACGGCGGTGGATACGCTGACCAGCTGAGTGGCGAAGACATTCCGTTGCTGGCGCGAATTTTCTCGGTGGTGGATGTCTATGACGCGCTGAGCAGCGAGCGCCCATACAAGCACGCCTGGGACCGTACGCAGGTGATCGCCACGCTGCGGGCTGAGGCGGGGCGGCAGTTCGATCCCCAGGTGGTGACCACTTTTCTGCAGATGCTGGAGCAGCCAATTGAATGA
- a CDS encoding GGDEF domain-containing protein: protein MQDEWVWSAADHETLLLTLAVAESQQQLLDQLVEGSAKALKGVTLWRREEGTLAFQGWSGTEDREGRPVPLYGAPNYLLGWTPEAPLPVSVQAMLGLRLLYLNALHEKRQLNDRLSVLHHAALTDPLTGLDNRRAFDTDLEAAEVAQEDYVVIIIDLNGFKALNDKFGHALGDSLLRGYGVWLSRVTHGRAQVYRLGGDEFVVLMRHVSQSPEAFSVWAMERLQVPFVDGVSAAIGIAWRHECDEMRAVLGLADQRMYAVKKAALSSSERSRPPG from the coding sequence GTGCAAGATGAGTGGGTGTGGAGTGCGGCAGACCATGAAACGCTTCTTTTGACGCTTGCAGTCGCCGAGTCCCAGCAGCAACTGCTGGACCAGCTGGTGGAGGGCTCGGCAAAAGCCCTGAAAGGGGTGACGCTGTGGCGCCGGGAAGAAGGCACCCTGGCCTTCCAGGGGTGGTCCGGCACGGAAGATCGAGAGGGCAGGCCGGTTCCCCTCTATGGCGCTCCGAACTACCTGCTGGGCTGGACGCCAGAGGCGCCTCTCCCCGTTTCAGTGCAGGCCATGCTGGGGTTGAGGCTCCTCTACCTGAACGCCCTCCACGAAAAGCGACAGCTGAATGACCGGCTCTCGGTCCTGCATCACGCTGCCCTGACCGACCCGCTGACGGGTTTGGACAACCGCCGTGCGTTCGACACAGATCTCGAAGCAGCGGAGGTGGCACAAGAGGATTACGTTGTCATCATTATCGATCTCAACGGTTTCAAAGCGTTGAATGACAAGTTCGGACATGCCCTAGGCGACTCACTCCTGCGGGGCTATGGCGTCTGGCTGTCACGTGTGACCCATGGACGTGCACAGGTCTATCGTCTGGGCGGCGATGAGTTCGTGGTGCTGATGCGCCACGTCAGTCAGTCCCCAGAAGCATTTTCGGTCTGGGCGATGGAGCGGTTACAGGTCCCCTTCGTGGACGGGGTGAGTGCTGCGATCGGCATCGCGTGGCGGCATGAGTGTGATGAAATGCGGGCCGTCTTGGGTCTGGCAGATCAACGGATGTACGCGGTTAAGAAAGCGGCACTCAGCAGTTCTGAACGCTCCAGGCCCCCCGGATGA
- a CDS encoding alpha/beta fold hydrolase codes for MHFNYYRRGRGKPLLLHGLGSSWRSWTPVLADLTAQRDVIALDLPGFGHTAPLVGKQSVATLADAVTGFLSAHGLLGIDAVGSSMGARLVLELARRGVVGAVVSLDPGGFQRGWEKPFFYRTGQFSLAMIRLFQPLMPALTANPIGRSVVYAQYSTHPWALDARLSLIEMQTYAAAPTAHEPHA; via the coding sequence ATGCACTTTAACTATTACCGTCGCGGGCGGGGCAAACCCCTGCTGCTTCATGGGCTGGGCAGCAGTTGGCGTTCCTGGACCCCTGTGCTGGCAGACCTCACCGCTCAGCGCGACGTGATTGCCCTCGATCTCCCGGGCTTTGGCCACACCGCGCCCTTGGTAGGCAAACAATCGGTGGCCACCCTGGCCGATGCTGTCACAGGCTTTCTGAGTGCCCACGGACTGTTGGGCATCGATGCGGTGGGGAGTTCGATGGGGGCTCGGCTGGTGCTCGAACTCGCGCGACGCGGCGTCGTCGGCGCGGTGGTGTCACTCGATCCGGGCGGCTTTCAACGCGGCTGGGAAAAACCCTTCTTCTACCGCACCGGCCAGTTCTCGCTGGCGATGATTCGGCTCTTCCAGCCGCTCATGCCGGCGCTGACCGCCAACCCCATCGGTCGCAGCGTCGTGTACGCACAGTACTCGACGCATCCGTGGGCCCTGGATGCCCGGCTCAGCTTGATCGAGATGCAGACGTATGCCGCCGCGCCCACCGCTCACGAACCTCATGCATGA
- a CDS encoding HD domain-containing phosphohydrolase, which produces MSLPPDVSGQEETRRLAALERYAILDTDPEVNFDRLTRLTARIFQMPIVLVSLIDQRRQWFKSCYGLDLRETSRSLSFCAHALESDEVLIIPNATLDERFAENPLVRSEPHIRFYAGAPLITPDGLRLGTLCVIDTVPHSGFHADQQETLKDLASSVMSELELRTALADRRHTEAVNAAILAASPDAIVTLDAQGVITEWNAAAEQLFGSPRAEVLKQSGQWLLSEINDAAVGQGFLTYLQSQTLHQTNRLVMPLRRRDGTTFPGELNLLTLEVNQQRFYTLLVRDLTAQEAARAELNLQQVMLQAVLDSTPAALYVKDVERRYLMINRAGREAVGQPVEAILGKTDEQLFPKSTSAASRIRDEQVIQSQEQARYEVTDSMPDGSVRTFQSTKTVYQNHQGETVGLLGVSLDITERRANEATIRQHNDLLVQRVEHAQLEILKRLARAAEYRDDDTGEHMTRVGMTAAGLARELGLSEAEVDLIQRTAPLHDVGKIGISDSILLKPGRLTAEEFEVVKTHSQIGAEILQGGQSPLVKMAESIALTHHERWDGTGYPAGLAGEAIPLAGRIVAVADVLDALTNERPYKQAWSFRAALAEIQGEAGQQFDPQVVLALLRLHSGGSEQETYNVAHHEESRD; this is translated from the coding sequence ATGTCTCTTCCTCCCGACGTTTCTGGCCAAGAGGAAACCAGACGGCTGGCCGCACTCGAACGGTACGCCATTCTCGATACAGATCCTGAAGTCAATTTTGACCGATTGACGCGCCTGACCGCCCGCATTTTTCAGATGCCGATTGTGCTGGTCTCCCTGATCGACCAACGTCGCCAGTGGTTCAAGTCCTGTTATGGGCTTGATCTGCGGGAGACGAGTCGGTCTCTCTCCTTTTGCGCTCATGCCCTGGAATCCGATGAAGTACTGATCATTCCTAACGCCACTCTGGATGAACGGTTCGCCGAGAATCCACTCGTTCGCTCTGAACCACACATCCGGTTTTACGCAGGTGCACCGCTGATCACGCCGGATGGGCTGCGCCTTGGAACCCTCTGCGTGATCGACACGGTTCCGCACAGCGGCTTCCATGCAGACCAGCAGGAGACGCTGAAGGATCTGGCCTCCAGCGTGATGAGTGAACTCGAACTGCGTACTGCACTGGCAGACCGCCGACATACCGAGGCTGTGAATGCTGCGATTCTCGCTGCTTCTCCAGATGCGATCGTGACGCTGGACGCTCAGGGCGTCATCACCGAGTGGAACGCGGCGGCGGAACAGCTCTTCGGCTCTCCCCGTGCGGAGGTTCTGAAACAGAGCGGACAATGGCTGCTTAGTGAGATCAACGACGCAGCTGTGGGTCAGGGATTTTTGACATACCTCCAGTCGCAGACCCTTCACCAGACGAACCGGTTGGTCATGCCTCTCCGTCGGCGCGACGGAACAACCTTTCCCGGCGAGCTCAACCTGCTGACCTTGGAAGTCAATCAGCAGCGTTTCTACACGCTGCTCGTCCGCGACCTGACGGCGCAGGAGGCGGCACGCGCTGAACTCAACCTGCAGCAGGTGATGCTGCAGGCGGTGCTCGACAGTACGCCTGCCGCGCTGTACGTGAAAGATGTAGAGAGGCGCTACCTGATGATTAACCGGGCAGGCAGAGAAGCGGTGGGTCAACCCGTCGAAGCGATCCTGGGAAAGACGGACGAGCAGTTATTCCCGAAGTCCACCTCGGCTGCCTCGCGCATTCGAGACGAACAAGTCATTCAGAGTCAGGAGCAGGCCAGATATGAAGTGACGGACAGCATGCCCGACGGCAGTGTCCGAACGTTTCAGAGCACCAAGACGGTGTATCAGAATCATCAGGGAGAGACGGTCGGCCTCCTGGGCGTGTCGCTGGACATCACCGAACGCAGAGCGAACGAGGCGACCATCCGGCAGCACAATGATCTGCTCGTTCAGCGGGTCGAACATGCACAGCTGGAAATTCTGAAGCGGTTGGCGCGGGCAGCCGAGTATCGAGACGACGATACCGGCGAACACATGACCAGGGTCGGTATGACGGCGGCCGGTCTGGCCCGAGAACTGGGCCTCAGTGAAGCGGAAGTAGATCTGATCCAACGCACGGCCCCTCTGCACGATGTCGGCAAGATCGGGATCTCAGACAGCATTCTGCTCAAACCTGGCCGACTTACGGCAGAAGAGTTCGAGGTGGTCAAGACACACAGCCAGATCGGGGCCGAGATTCTTCAGGGCGGCCAATCTCCTCTGGTCAAGATGGCGGAGAGTATCGCCCTCACCCATCATGAACGTTGGGACGGGACGGGGTATCCAGCCGGCCTGGCGGGCGAAGCGATTCCTCTTGCTGGTCGAATCGTGGCAGTGGCAGATGTACTGGACGCCCTGACAAACGAACGTCCATACAAGCAGGCCTGGTCATTTCGGGCCGCTCTGGCAGAAATCCAGGGAGAGGCCGGACAGCAGTTCGATCCACAGGTGGTTCTGGCACTGCTCCGGCTGCACTCAGGAGGAAGTGAACAGGAAACCTACAATGTGGCGCACCATGAAGAAAGCAGAGACTGA